From a region of the Methanolinea sp. genome:
- a CDS encoding inorganic phosphate transporter: MLAFVIVAILLAFVFTYTNGFQIASSVGASFIASRSALPRQGILFIAAMMVLGALLGGSAVAFTISGLLLMEPSDQLVLVVLAALIGATGSNLLTWKFALPSSSTHALIGGLIGAGLAAAGHESIAWGLRDLLVAPHELTGLVKVLVFLILSVVIGLIGGYALHRWVKFLLRNAKRSVNDSLVNLNWIAAGIMAFASGANASQKQLGIIALVIFAAGFSAAPGIPFSARLVCALMLGLGTLTGGWRIMTTLGRKLFRLEPIHSFNSQLSSGVSIALSTFLGAPVSPTQVISLSLIGVGSAENPRKIQWSVGKDIVASFLIIIPATMIVSGVIYLVIGAWTGR, encoded by the coding sequence ATGCTTGCTTTCGTTATCGTTGCCATCCTGCTTGCCTTCGTATTCACATATACCAACGGGTTCCAGATTGCAAGCTCGGTGGGGGCATCGTTCATCGCTTCACGGTCGGCCTTGCCCAGGCAGGGAATACTCTTCATAGCAGCGATGATGGTTCTGGGGGCCCTCCTGGGAGGAAGCGCCGTTGCCTTCACCATTTCAGGATTGCTGCTCATGGAGCCGTCAGATCAGCTCGTACTCGTCGTACTCGCCGCTCTGATTGGGGCGACGGGCTCGAACCTCCTTACCTGGAAATTCGCCCTCCCCTCATCATCGACTCATGCCCTTATCGGGGGTCTTATCGGTGCCGGTCTCGCCGCTGCAGGGCATGAGAGCATCGCATGGGGACTCCGGGATCTTCTTGTCGCTCCGCATGAATTGACCGGGTTGGTCAAAGTCCTGGTATTTCTCATCCTCTCGGTTGTTATCGGGCTCATCGGAGGATATGCCTTGCACCGGTGGGTGAAGTTTCTCTTAAGAAATGCGAAACGATCCGTGAACGACAGTCTCGTCAACCTGAACTGGATTGCAGCAGGGATTATGGCATTTGCCAGCGGAGCCAACGCTTCCCAGAAACAGCTCGGCATCATTGCCCTTGTAATCTTCGCTGCCGGGTTCAGCGCCGCTCCCGGGATTCCCTTCTCCGCCCGGCTCGTTTGTGCTCTGATGCTTGGACTCGGCACGCTGACCGGAGGATGGCGAATCATGACTACTCTCGGACGAAAATTATTCAGGCTCGAACCGATCCATTCATTTAATTCCCAGTTATCTTCAGGGGTATCGATTGCCCTCTCGACGTTTCTTGGTGCACCGGTCTCGCCAACGCAGGTGATATCCTTGTCACTAATCGGTGTCGGCAGTGCTGAAAACCCGCGGAAAATCCAGTGGTCTGTCGGAAAGGATATTGTTGCATCCTTCCTTATCATCATTCCTGCCACCATGATAGTGTCCGGAGTCATTTATCTGGTGATTGGGGCATGGACCGGAAGGTGA
- a CDS encoding DUF47 family protein: MMQRDQQSGKRKGLFNAIFPAEYDFEGMLAHQAERTFLGVRIFVAWLEKTPLSEPATLRQIEGEVDELRYRLEENLLDAFSTPFDRQDIYSLSRQMDYILNFSRETATEMFSFGVEPDEYIRKMAAELLAGTEKVCKAIRIMSSDRIQVEQMIREARKSMRAIEADYIAGMQVLFNAGDPMIALRKREVYHHLRDAGRALRQTVDILHKAVVGIS; encoded by the coding sequence ATGATGCAAAGGGATCAACAGAGCGGGAAACGGAAGGGATTATTTAATGCAATCTTTCCCGCCGAATACGATTTCGAAGGTATGCTGGCTCACCAGGCAGAACGCACTTTTTTGGGGGTCCGGATTTTTGTTGCCTGGCTGGAAAAGACTCCGCTCTCCGAACCGGCAACCCTCCGCCAGATTGAAGGAGAAGTTGATGAACTACGGTACAGGCTTGAGGAGAATCTACTCGATGCATTTTCCACGCCATTTGATCGCCAGGATATCTACAGCCTCTCCCGCCAGATGGACTATATCCTGAACTTTTCCCGGGAAACGGCCACCGAGATGTTTTCCTTCGGGGTCGAACCGGACGAGTATATTCGAAAGATGGCCGCGGAACTTCTCGCCGGCACGGAAAAGGTCTGTAAAGCGATACGGATCATGTCCAGTGACAGGATCCAGGTTGAACAGATGATCCGGGAAGCCCGGAAATCGATGCGGGCTATTGAAGCCGATTATATTGCCGGGATGCAGGTCCTTTTCAACGCTGGAGACCCGATGATCGCGCTCAGGAAACGGGAAGTCTACCACCATCTCAGGGATGCTGGAAGAGCACTTCGCCAGACAGTCGATATTCTTCATAAAGCGGTGGTCGGCATTTCGTAA
- the hypD gene encoding hydrogenase formation protein HypD, translating into MALGTEISRKLHDIVDHDMTFMHICGTHEAAIARHGIRSLLPDRLKIVMGPGCPVCITPQGEIDAALDLVDRGCIVATYGDLLRVPGSRGSLESSGGDVQVVQGVHKAVGIAEETDREVVFISVGFETTAPTVAAALLSHPPPNFSILSCHRLVPPAMKWLLEQGEAHLHGFMLPGHVCTVMGYTEYEQFPAPQVVAGFDPEDILLGLLMLARQVREGTHRIDNAYPRAVCREGNVKAKEIMYKVFEPCDVEWRGFPVIPGSGLRLKPGFIQYDAQEKFGIELRHVEKHSACICDKVLRGIAQPSDCKLFERVCTPRTPVGPCMVSHEGACKIWYTYRVKQR; encoded by the coding sequence ATGGCCCTTGGAACAGAGATCTCACGAAAACTGCATGATATCGTTGACCACGACATGACCTTCATGCATATCTGCGGGACCCATGAAGCAGCAATCGCCCGCCATGGAATCCGGAGTCTTCTCCCGGACCGGCTCAAGATCGTGATGGGTCCGGGATGCCCTGTCTGCATCACCCCGCAGGGTGAGATCGATGCGGCTCTCGACCTGGTCGACCGTGGCTGTATCGTCGCAACGTATGGCGATCTCCTCCGGGTCCCTGGCAGCAGAGGTTCACTTGAGTCCAGCGGCGGCGATGTGCAGGTTGTCCAGGGAGTTCACAAAGCAGTTGGGATCGCGGAAGAAACCGACCGCGAAGTGGTCTTTATTTCGGTTGGTTTCGAGACCACGGCTCCGACCGTGGCCGCAGCGCTTCTTTCCCATCCTCCACCCAATTTCAGCATCCTTTCCTGCCACCGACTTGTCCCGCCGGCCATGAAATGGCTGCTCGAACAGGGAGAAGCACATCTTCACGGCTTCATGCTCCCGGGCCACGTCTGCACAGTCATGGGATATACCGAATACGAACAGTTCCCTGCTCCGCAGGTAGTTGCCGGGTTCGATCCCGAGGATATCCTGCTCGGGCTGCTCATGCTGGCCCGGCAGGTGCGGGAAGGGACGCACCGGATCGATAATGCGTATCCTCGTGCAGTCTGCCGGGAAGGGAATGTGAAGGCAAAAGAGATCATGTACAAGGTCTTTGAGCCCTGCGATGTTGAGTGGCGGGGATTCCCGGTTATCCCCGGGTCAGGGCTTCGGCTCAAGCCCGGGTTTATTCAGTACGACGCACAGGAAAAGTTCGGTATTGAATTAAGACACGTGGAGAAGCACTCAGCATGCATCTGCGACAAAGTGCTAAGGGGAATCGCACAACCCTCGGACTGCAAGCTCTTTGAACGGGTCTGCACACCGAGAACTCCGGTAGGGCCATGCATGGTGAGCCACGAGGGAGCCTGCAAGATATGGTATACCTACCGGGTGAAGCAGCGGTGA
- a CDS encoding mechanosensitive ion channel family protein, which produces MSVETVGAVTPTIPTEFFTLSENLLAVFIVIAGTAMSILLFFVIGWLQRRAGTTESKLDDIVISALGTPMVIAVLVASIFIALQVATLPSGLEWIMESKYFNAIYVILGAWVASSFAYNFISTYGSPAAGETEKEIDDSMIALALIIAKYIIWFIAFLIILSILEIDITPFLAGAGIIGLAVALAAQDILSNFFGGAMIAVDKPFRINDRIKIEEYYGDVIHVGPRSTRIKTLDNQVVTIPNVKVIDSFIVNYAMPDSRLKVRIPLRIAYGSDVKKVKDVLFDITREAAATHPFILMDPAPEVYFLEFGASHLHFEVVVWCNDFGLTWNTKDAINTLIARHFAEEGIEIPFPQMDVHLKKP; this is translated from the coding sequence ATGAGCGTCGAGACAGTGGGGGCTGTCACCCCGACAATCCCGACAGAATTCTTCACCCTCAGCGAAAATCTCCTGGCAGTCTTCATCGTGATTGCCGGTACTGCGATGAGCATCCTACTTTTTTTCGTTATCGGCTGGCTTCAGAGAAGAGCTGGTACAACCGAATCTAAGCTTGATGATATTGTCATCTCGGCACTGGGAACACCGATGGTCATTGCAGTGCTGGTGGCCTCGATCTTCATCGCTCTTCAGGTTGCGACGCTTCCCAGCGGTCTGGAATGGATCATGGAGAGCAAATACTTCAATGCCATCTATGTCATCCTCGGAGCATGGGTGGCATCCAGTTTTGCTTATAATTTCATCAGCACTTATGGATCACCTGCTGCCGGCGAGACCGAAAAAGAGATCGATGACAGTATGATCGCCCTCGCCCTCATCATTGCCAAGTACATCATCTGGTTTATCGCCTTCCTGATCATACTTTCCATTCTCGAAATCGATATCACCCCATTCCTGGCCGGTGCGGGAATCATCGGTCTTGCCGTTGCCCTTGCAGCCCAGGACATCCTCTCAAACTTCTTTGGCGGGGCAATGATTGCGGTCGACAAGCCGTTCAGGATCAATGACCGCATCAAAATCGAAGAGTATTACGGCGATGTCATCCATGTTGGACCGCGGAGCACCCGAATAAAAACGCTCGATAATCAGGTTGTAACCATCCCGAATGTAAAGGTCATAGACAGCTTTATCGTCAACTATGCGATGCCGGACTCGAGACTCAAAGTGCGAATTCCCCTCAGGATTGCATACGGATCTGATGTGAAAAAAGTGAAGGATGTCCTTTTCGATATTACCCGGGAAGCTGCAGCGACCCACCCGTTTATCCTGATGGATCCCGCACCCGAGGTCTATTTCCTGGAATTCGGCGCATCACACCTCCATTTCGAAGTCGTTGTCTGGTGCAATGATTTTGGATTGACCTGGAATACCAAGGATGCCATCAATACCCTGATCGCCAGACACTTTGCCGAAGAAGGAATAGAAATTCCCTTCCCCCAGATGGATGTTCATCTGAAAAAACCCTGA
- a CDS encoding sugar phosphate isomerase/epimerase produces the protein MFGISSFCLHHEPLDIALDLLAEIADLIEVMDDGAHHIESPDLLESYSCRYTVHAPSRSINIASVHEPIRKGSVEVICTCFALSGEVAADVVIHPGYFAWREDRDKALRQFRKSLADLNACAEDYSIRFSIENMENWNYFFLRRPEEIENLGEFNLALDVGHAYLNRCLDEFLAMPFSHVHLHDNNGKEDLHAPVGQGTIDFGPVLKAIKDNHATPIIEVGTFEGALDSLGILSRMTEN, from the coding sequence ATGTTCGGTATATCGTCTTTCTGCCTCCACCACGAGCCTCTCGATATCGCACTCGATCTGCTGGCGGAAATCGCCGACCTGATCGAAGTGATGGATGACGGAGCACATCACATCGAGTCTCCTGACCTGCTGGAATCATACTCTTGCAGGTATACCGTTCATGCGCCGTCCCGGAGTATAAATATCGCCAGTGTCCATGAACCGATCAGGAAGGGGAGTGTGGAAGTCATCTGCACTTGCTTTGCACTCTCGGGAGAAGTTGCAGCTGATGTGGTTATCCACCCGGGTTACTTTGCCTGGAGAGAAGACCGCGACAAGGCCCTTCGCCAGTTCCGGAAATCGCTGGCAGACCTGAATGCCTGTGCAGAGGATTACTCAATTCGTTTCTCCATCGAAAACATGGAAAACTGGAACTATTTTTTTCTGAGGCGCCCGGAAGAGATTGAAAACCTTGGCGAATTTAATCTGGCTCTTGATGTCGGGCATGCATACCTGAATCGCTGTCTGGATGAATTCCTCGCCATGCCGTTTTCCCACGTCCACCTCCATGACAATAATGGAAAGGAGGACTTGCACGCCCCGGTGGGACAGGGAACAATCGACTTTGGGCCGGTATTAAAAGCCATAAAAGATAATCATGCAACACCTATCATCGAAGTGGGGACCTTTGAAGGAGCCCTTGACAGCCTTGGAATCCTGTCCCGGATGACCGAAAATTGA
- a CDS encoding MFS transporter: MWRFTPYTTIGKAEQERGLSYVIFDGLFTHAFVTLTGGIFLVAYALDLGASNLVIGLLAAIPPLAELMQIPGIALVERFRNRKVIALVTSLISRGFWFIIAFIPFFVPPETGIVLLVVSILIYSCFSAVKHCSWKSWMRDFIPDGILGIFFSRRLALSFALGSVLRLLACFFLDFWEKGAIPDLYGYSLIFLVGSFLGLVGLVFLSATPEPMMEKQFTIPLYSLFSECFQNRHFNNLLIFLSLWSFAINLAAPFLTVYLIKRLSLDITTIIVLSLVSQVCSIFSFPLWGRLVDQYSNKTVLQIAGPLFIICIVAFTFTNFPEPHLMTMPLLVLIHIIMGFSTAGVTLASGNIGLKLAPKGSATTYLGTIGIFTSLSAGISPIIGGLFVDHLAEFSLAWNLEWNSPGLHYIVPTLHLQHWDFFFVVAALIGFFSIHRLSYVKEVGEVDEPIFIPFLVAFGRDIRNFSTAGGLRGLLRFPYSDFRMKRRPGGRHQDRAL, translated from the coding sequence ATGTGGCGGTTCACTCCCTATACAACGATCGGAAAAGCTGAACAGGAACGGGGGCTGTCATATGTCATCTTTGACGGTCTCTTCACCCATGCTTTTGTCACCCTCACCGGCGGCATTTTCCTTGTGGCATATGCACTGGACCTCGGGGCGTCCAACCTGGTCATCGGGCTTCTCGCGGCCATCCCGCCGCTGGCCGAGCTGATGCAGATCCCAGGGATCGCGCTCGTTGAACGGTTCCGCAACAGGAAGGTTATCGCGCTGGTCACCTCTCTTATCTCCCGCGGGTTCTGGTTCATTATCGCGTTTATTCCTTTTTTTGTCCCACCGGAGACAGGAATCGTGCTGCTGGTGGTAAGCATCCTCATTTATTCCTGTTTTTCTGCGGTTAAGCATTGCAGCTGGAAATCATGGATGCGGGATTTTATTCCCGATGGCATCCTCGGCATATTTTTTTCCCGTAGGCTTGCCCTTTCGTTTGCCCTGGGCAGTGTGTTGAGATTGCTGGCCTGTTTCTTTCTTGATTTTTGGGAGAAAGGAGCAATTCCAGACCTTTATGGATATTCCCTGATATTCCTGGTGGGAAGCTTTCTCGGCCTGGTCGGACTCGTATTTCTCTCTGCGACACCGGAACCGATGATGGAAAAGCAGTTTACCATCCCTCTCTATAGCCTTTTTTCAGAATGTTTCCAGAACAGGCATTTTAACAACCTCCTGATCTTCCTCAGTCTCTGGAGTTTTGCCATCAACCTCGCCGCTCCGTTCCTGACCGTGTACCTGATCAAGCGCCTCTCCCTTGACATCACCACGATTATTGTCCTTTCCCTGGTGAGCCAGGTCTGCAGCATTTTTTCCTTTCCACTCTGGGGGAGACTTGTGGACCAGTACAGCAACAAGACAGTGCTCCAGATTGCCGGGCCGCTCTTTATTATATGCATCGTGGCCTTCACTTTCACCAATTTCCCCGAACCCCACCTGATGACCATGCCGCTCCTGGTTCTCATCCACATCATCATGGGATTTTCAACCGCAGGTGTGACACTGGCCTCCGGAAATATCGGCCTGAAACTGGCACCGAAAGGATCGGCCACCACCTATCTGGGGACTATTGGGATCTTCACCTCGCTTTCAGCCGGGATCTCACCTATTATCGGCGGACTTTTTGTCGACCACCTCGCGGAATTCTCTCTTGCATGGAACCTTGAGTGGAATAGTCCTGGACTGCATTATATCGTGCCGACGCTCCATTTGCAGCACTGGGATTTTTTCTTTGTCGTAGCAGCCCTGATCGGTTTCTTCTCAATCCACCGGCTCTCTTACGTAAAGGAGGTGGGGGAGGTGGACGAGCCGATCTTTATTCCATTCCTTGTCGCCTTTGGACGGGATATCAGGAACTTTTCGACAGCCGGAGGATTGCGGGGCCTCCTCAGGTTCCCCTACAGCGATTTCCGGATGAAAAGAAGACCTGGCGGCCGGCACCAGGATCGGGCTCTCTAA
- a CDS encoding tetratricopeptide repeat protein encodes MQKTVVSISHDAQYFFRLALEAEGKTEPEKVLEYFDRAIALEPAYSGAWNEKANFLDYLGKCDEALQCYDTALRIDPGSSEAWFNKGLTLKRMGREAEAIACINRGIKYACGR; translated from the coding sequence ATGCAGAAAACCGTTGTGAGCATTTCACACGATGCCCAATATTTCTTCCGCCTGGCCCTGGAAGCAGAAGGCAAGACGGAGCCAGAGAAGGTTCTAGAATATTTCGACCGGGCTATTGCCCTGGAACCGGCATACTCAGGAGCCTGGAACGAGAAGGCCAATTTCCTGGATTATCTTGGGAAATGCGACGAGGCACTCCAGTGCTATGACACCGCACTCAGGATTGATCCCGGATCATCCGAAGCATGGTTCAACAAGGGCCTGACCCTTAAGAGGATGGGACGTGAGGCCGAAGCAATCGCCTGTATCAACCGCGGTATTAAGTACGCATGCGGAAGGTAA
- the fdhF gene encoding formate dehydrogenase subunit alpha: MQMKYVQTTCPYCGTGCSFNLVVENNKVTGIAPYQRSPVNQGKLCPKGTYAHEFVNHPDRLKSPLIKKNGKFVEASWDEAYDLIAKKFKQYKPDECACLSSARVSNEENYAMMKFARGVLKTRHIDHCARLCHSSTVAGLASTFGSGAMTNSIGDISQSKCCFILGSNTFEQHPLIGRQVVLAKKNGAKIIYADPRLTPTGKQADLYMQFRSGSDVAILNGLMQEILKNGWEDKEFIKNRTKDFDKLKEEVMKPEYSLENVSKISGIPVAQLKTAAEWIGKAESACILYSMGITQHTTGVDNVRSVANIQMLTGNLGRPGTGVNALRGQNNVQGACDMGALPVVFTAYQKVIDEAAHKKFSDAWGFPDGIAEGKNGYEVTVMMDVLADKPGELKCMYIMGENPMLSDPDLHHVEKALKNLEFLVVQDIFMNETAELADVVLPACCYAEKDGTQTSTERRVQMWRKAQDPPGQAKLDWVIIKEIAAKMGYEKQFPWNSAEDIFEEIRKVTPSYAGMSYARLNKPEAAHWPCPAPEHPGTPILHREKFAHPDGLGQFFAVPYKPPAEVPDAQYPFVLTTGRCLWHWHTGTMSRRSDSLENEEPTGWIEINTEDAKALGIKDKEVVRAITRRGQVDVPARVTSDIMKGVMFMPFHFKECAANVLTNNALDPIAKIPEFKACAIKVEKIAEAK; encoded by the coding sequence ATGCAGATGAAGTACGTCCAAACAACATGTCCGTACTGCGGAACCGGCTGCAGTTTCAATCTTGTTGTCGAAAACAACAAGGTTACGGGCATCGCCCCGTACCAGCGCTCTCCGGTGAACCAGGGGAAGTTGTGTCCAAAAGGCACCTATGCCCACGAGTTCGTGAACCATCCCGATCGTCTGAAGTCACCCCTCATCAAGAAGAATGGGAAGTTCGTCGAGGCGAGCTGGGATGAAGCATATGACCTGATTGCAAAGAAATTCAAACAATATAAGCCCGATGAGTGCGCCTGCCTCTCCTCAGCCCGTGTCTCGAACGAGGAGAACTACGCGATGATGAAGTTCGCGCGCGGCGTGCTCAAGACCCGGCACATAGACCACTGCGCAAGGCTCTGCCACTCCTCGACGGTCGCCGGGCTTGCCTCGACGTTTGGCTCGGGTGCGATGACCAACTCGATCGGCGATATCTCCCAGTCGAAATGCTGCTTTATCCTCGGGAGCAATACCTTCGAGCAGCACCCGCTGATCGGGCGCCAGGTGGTACTTGCCAAAAAGAATGGTGCCAAAATCATCTACGCCGATCCAAGGCTCACCCCGACGGGCAAGCAGGCCGACCTGTACATGCAGTTCCGGTCAGGGTCCGATGTCGCCATCCTGAACGGCCTGATGCAGGAGATCCTGAAGAACGGATGGGAGGACAAGGAGTTCATCAAGAACCGGACCAAGGACTTTGACAAGCTGAAAGAAGAGGTCATGAAACCGGAATACAGCCTCGAGAACGTCTCGAAGATCTCCGGTATCCCGGTTGCACAGCTCAAGACTGCCGCGGAATGGATCGGGAAGGCCGAATCGGCCTGCATCCTCTACTCGATGGGCATCACCCAGCACACCACCGGGGTCGACAACGTCAGGTCGGTTGCCAACATCCAGATGCTTACCGGGAACCTGGGGCGGCCCGGGACCGGGGTCAATGCGCTCCGCGGCCAGAACAACGTTCAGGGCGCCTGCGACATGGGTGCGCTGCCGGTGGTTTTCACCGCGTACCAGAAGGTCATCGACGAGGCGGCCCACAAGAAGTTCTCGGACGCGTGGGGTTTCCCCGATGGCATCGCCGAGGGCAAGAACGGCTATGAGGTGACGGTCATGATGGACGTGCTGGCCGACAAGCCCGGCGAGCTCAAGTGCATGTACATCATGGGCGAAAACCCGATGCTCTCGGACCCCGACCTCCACCATGTTGAGAAAGCGCTGAAGAACCTCGAGTTCCTTGTCGTCCAGGACATCTTCATGAACGAGACCGCGGAGCTCGCTGACGTAGTGCTTCCTGCCTGCTGCTATGCAGAAAAGGATGGCACCCAGACCTCGACCGAGCGCCGTGTCCAGATGTGGAGAAAGGCCCAGGACCCGCCGGGACAGGCAAAGCTGGACTGGGTGATCATCAAGGAGATCGCCGCAAAGATGGGCTATGAAAAGCAGTTCCCCTGGAACAGCGCCGAGGACATCTTCGAGGAGATCCGGAAGGTCACCCCGTCCTATGCTGGGATGAGCTATGCACGGCTCAACAAGCCTGAAGCTGCCCACTGGCCATGCCCTGCCCCCGAGCACCCCGGGACCCCGATCCTCCACAGGGAGAAGTTCGCCCACCCTGACGGCCTGGGCCAGTTCTTCGCTGTGCCCTACAAGCCCCCGGCAGAAGTTCCTGATGCACAATACCCATTCGTTCTCACCACCGGCCGCTGCCTCTGGCACTGGCACACTGGTACGATGTCCCGCAGGTCCGACTCACTCGAAAACGAGGAGCCCACCGGCTGGATCGAGATCAACACCGAGGACGCCAAAGCACTCGGGATCAAGGACAAGGAAGTAGTGCGGGCTATCACCCGCCGTGGGCAGGTAGATGTACCGGCACGGGTTACATCGGACATCATGAAGGGGGTCATGTTCATGCCATTCCACTTCAAGGAGTGTGCAGCCAACGTGCTCACCAACAATGCGCTCGATCCTATTGCCAAGATCCCGGAGTTCAAGGCATGTGCGATCAAGGTCGAAAAGATAGCGGAGGCGAAGTAA
- a CDS encoding Coenzyme F420 hydrogenase/dehydrogenase, beta subunit C-terminal domain gives MGLFSSKPDIKKGDMVYAWTNDQDIAKKAECGGAVTTLLKYALENKLVDGVIVVKKGQDIYDAVPTLVTDPKGLKDTAGSLHCGTGLLANVLKKRFNGAKNMKIGMTVKGCDLMALQELARRKEVNLDNLLLIGVNCGGTVSPMMARYMITTKYGVDPDKVFKEEIDKGQFIIEYEGGHKGIKIDELEDEGFGRRSNCRRCLYKVPRQADLACGNWGVIGEKAGKATFVEVCSDKGADLMSKAVKAKALEVSAPEPKGIEIRGKTENAMLKLGEKWRKRDFSRLGKDPWTTINNETSRCIKCYSCIENCPVCIPTAETLKKSYAIEPGQIPPNPMFHLRRFAHISDSCVNCGQCEELCPMEIPLALFSHAIRVEADAAFEPKLGKPAYSN, from the coding sequence ATGGGACTCTTTTCATCCAAACCGGACATCAAGAAAGGCGATATGGTGTATGCCTGGACCAATGACCAGGACATCGCCAAGAAAGCAGAATGCGGTGGTGCGGTCACAACCTTGCTCAAGTACGCCCTTGAAAACAAGCTGGTTGACGGGGTGATCGTGGTGAAGAAAGGCCAGGACATATATGACGCTGTGCCCACCCTCGTGACCGATCCCAAAGGACTCAAAGATACGGCCGGCTCACTTCACTGTGGAACTGGGCTCCTCGCAAATGTTCTGAAAAAGCGCTTCAACGGCGCTAAGAACATGAAAATCGGGATGACCGTCAAAGGCTGCGATCTCATGGCACTCCAGGAACTCGCCAGGCGAAAAGAGGTCAACCTGGACAATCTCCTCCTGATTGGGGTCAACTGCGGAGGTACGGTGAGCCCAATGATGGCCCGGTACATGATCACCACGAAGTACGGGGTCGATCCGGACAAGGTTTTCAAGGAAGAGATCGACAAGGGCCAGTTCATCATCGAGTATGAGGGCGGCCACAAGGGCATCAAGATCGACGAACTTGAAGATGAAGGATTCGGACGAAGGAGCAACTGCCGCCGTTGCCTCTACAAGGTCCCCCGGCAGGCCGACCTTGCCTGTGGGAACTGGGGCGTGATTGGTGAAAAGGCCGGGAAAGCCACCTTCGTCGAGGTCTGCAGCGACAAGGGTGCCGACCTCATGAGCAAAGCAGTGAAAGCAAAGGCACTTGAGGTGAGCGCCCCAGAACCAAAGGGAATCGAGATCCGGGGCAAGACCGAGAATGCCATGCTCAAACTCGGTGAGAAGTGGCGGAAGAGAGACTTTTCCAGGCTCGGTAAAGATCCATGGACCACTATCAACAATGAGACATCCCGGTGCATCAAGTGCTATTCGTGCATCGAGAACTGTCCAGTATGTATCCCGACAGCCGAGACGCTCAAGAAGTCCTATGCCATTGAACCCGGGCAGATCCCGCCAAACCCGATGTTCCACCTCCGTAGATTTGCCCATATCTCCGATTCCTGCGTCAACTGCGGTCAGTGCGAGGAACTCTGTCCTATGGAGATCCCTCTTGCCCTGTTCTCACACGCCATACGGGTCGAAGCAGATGCAGCGTTCGAGCCGAAACTGGGCAAGCCTGCTTATTCAAACTAA
- a CDS encoding tetratricopeptide repeat protein: MARQAMHAGDFLHALDYIDQVLLAEPAVAAAWHEKGNCLDELGRCEEALACYDKALNIDPFDAESWYNRGLVLKRLGRETEGFASINRGIDLALGR, translated from the coding sequence ATGGCTCGTCAAGCGATGCATGCAGGAGACTTCCTGCATGCCCTTGATTATATTGACCAGGTTCTCTTGGCCGAACCCGCTGTTGCCGCTGCCTGGCATGAGAAAGGAAACTGCCTTGATGAGTTGGGAAGGTGTGAGGAAGCACTTGCCTGCTATGACAAGGCATTAAACATCGATCCATTCGATGCCGAGAGCTGGTATAACCGTGGGCTCGTCCTGAAGCGGCTTGGCCGTGAAACCGAAGGATTCGCAAGTATCAACCGGGGAATCGATCTGGCCCTTGGGAGATAG